Proteins encoded by one window of Thunnus thynnus chromosome 3, fThuThy2.1, whole genome shotgun sequence:
- the LOC137176509 gene encoding nuclear factor 7, brain-like isoform X2, with product MRRGPGNRGQRAEQTELQEELRTSVNGLKKKKIHYERATRTCEHAAKYNQAKAKLTEEQMHKEFEKLHQFLREEEEVRILALKEEQEEKKRDLKERTNRMSQVIKSLEDKIQLIEEELDTGGEGVTFLQQYQDTAKSTQTGHRELKKICRLLINVAKHLGNIQYAVWDKMKHIAPYTPVTLDPRTAGKSLSVSSELNSVHISPGPSQGHEESRSVPANPERFHPYSCILAKEGFSSGVHCWDIEVGDSSNWTVGVAAQSVSRGEEFEACPEAGLWCISLRDGKYQALTTPSQTLHLDKSHHLKRVRVRLDCDEEKLEFMNSDTDAHLFTFRHRFAEKVYPYFETISARGGLAVLAQRVNVSVGSHHVPVEDAAAKETQESESSTDGGIVTSVTNNNKKTLDNLHVAEDKIPSVCSKSEETNTKLEKPSTQQKLKTKSTRREKTSGKKQPTRKPRFSVTYHVSLNRALNIVNNESGNHQEIQTNHVDH from the exons ATGAGACGAGGCCCAGGAAACAGGGGCCAGAGGGCAGAGCAGACAGAACTGCAG GAGGAGCTCAGAACATCAGTAAATGgcttgaagaagaagaagattcaTTATGAGAGAGCTACAAGGACCTGTGAACATGCTGCAAAATACAACCAG GCCAAGGCCAAACTCACTGAGGAGCAGATGCATAAGGAGTTTGAGAAACTTCACCAGTTTTTGCGAGAGGAGGAAGAAGTCAGGATACTTGCACTcaaggaggagcaggaggagaagaagagagatttGAAAGAAAGGACGAACAGAATGAGTCAGGTGATAAAATCTCTGGAAGACAAGATCCAACTGATTGAAGAGGAGCTAGATACGGGTGGTGAAGGGGTTACATTTTTACAG CAATACCAAGACACAGCTAAAAG CACACAGACAGGTCACAGAGAGCTGAAGAAGATTTGCAGACTTCTAATAAATGTGGCCAAACATCTGGGAAACATCCAGTATGCTGTCTGGGATAAGATGAAGCACATCGCCCCCTACA CTCCAGTGACGTTGGACCCCAGAACAGCTGGCAAGTCCCTGAGTGTGTCCTCTGAGTTAAACAGTGTCCACATTTCTCCTGGACCCTCACAGGGGCATGAAGAGAGTCGCAGTGTCCCAGCCAACCCTGAACGTTTTCACCCTTACTCCTGCATCCTGGCAAAAGAGGGCTTCAGCTCAGGAGTACACTGCTGGGATATTGAG GTTGGCGACTCCAGTAACTGGACAGTTGGTGTGGCTGCTCAGTCAGTGTCCAGAGGAGAAGAGTTTGAGGCGTGTCCAGAGGCAGGGCTCTGGTGTATCAGTCTGCGAGATGGCAAGTATCAAGCTCTGACCACTCCCTCTCAGACCCTCCACCTAGACAAGTCACACCACCTTAAAAGAGTCCGTGTGAGGCTGGACTGTGATGAAGAGAAGCTGGAATTCATGAACTCTGATACTGACGCACATCTGTTCACGTTTAGACATCGCTTTGCTGAAAAAGTGTACCCGTACTTTGAGACTATATCTGCGCGTGGTGGCCTTGCTGTGTTGGCACAGAGAGTGAATGTCAGCGTGGGGTCGCATCACGTCCCTGTTGAAGACGCTGCCGCTAAAGAGACTCAGGAAAGTGAATCCTCCACTGACGGAGGAATTGTCACTTCAgttacaaacaacaacaagaagacGTTAGATAACCTACATGTGGCAGAAGATAAAATCCCATCAGTTTGTTCTAAGAGTGAGGAGACAAACACCAAACTTGAGAAACCCTCCACTCagcagaagctcaaaacaaaatccacaagaagagaaaagacatcAGGCAAAAAACAGCCAACCAGGAAGCCAAGGTTCAGTGTGACCTACCATGTTTCACTGAACCGAGCCTTAAACATTGTCAACAATGAATCTGGCAACCACCAAGAAATCCAGACTAATCATGTAGATCATTGA
- the LOC137176509 gene encoding nuclear factor 7, brain-like isoform X3, producing the protein MHKEFEKLHQFLREEEEVRILALKEEQEEKKRDLKERTNRMSQVIKSLEDKIQLIEEELDTGGEGVTFLQQYQDTAKSTQTGHRELKKICRLLINVAKHLGNIQYAVWDKMKHIAPYTPVTLDPRTAGKSLSVSSELNSVHISPGPSQGHEESRSVPANPERFHPYSCILAKEGFSSGVHCWDIEVGDSSNWTVGVAAQSVSRGEEFEACPEAGLWCISLRDGKYQALTTPSQTLHLDKSHHLKRVRVRLDCDEEKLEFMNSDTDAHLFTFRHRFAEKVYPYFETISARGGLAVLAQRVNVSVGSHHVPVEDAAAKETQESESSTDGGIVTSVTNNNKKTLDNLHVAEDKIPSVCSKSEETNTKLEKPSTQQKLKTKSTRREKTSGKKQPTRKPRFSVTYHVSLNRALNIVNNESGNHQEIQTNHVDH; encoded by the exons ATGCATAAGGAGTTTGAGAAACTTCACCAGTTTTTGCGAGAGGAGGAAGAAGTCAGGATACTTGCACTcaaggaggagcaggaggagaagaagagagatttGAAAGAAAGGACGAACAGAATGAGTCAGGTGATAAAATCTCTGGAAGACAAGATCCAACTGATTGAAGAGGAGCTAGATACGGGTGGTGAAGGGGTTACATTTTTACAG CAATACCAAGACACAGCTAAAAG CACACAGACAGGTCACAGAGAGCTGAAGAAGATTTGCAGACTTCTAATAAATGTGGCCAAACATCTGGGAAACATCCAGTATGCTGTCTGGGATAAGATGAAGCACATCGCCCCCTACA CTCCAGTGACGTTGGACCCCAGAACAGCTGGCAAGTCCCTGAGTGTGTCCTCTGAGTTAAACAGTGTCCACATTTCTCCTGGACCCTCACAGGGGCATGAAGAGAGTCGCAGTGTCCCAGCCAACCCTGAACGTTTTCACCCTTACTCCTGCATCCTGGCAAAAGAGGGCTTCAGCTCAGGAGTACACTGCTGGGATATTGAG GTTGGCGACTCCAGTAACTGGACAGTTGGTGTGGCTGCTCAGTCAGTGTCCAGAGGAGAAGAGTTTGAGGCGTGTCCAGAGGCAGGGCTCTGGTGTATCAGTCTGCGAGATGGCAAGTATCAAGCTCTGACCACTCCCTCTCAGACCCTCCACCTAGACAAGTCACACCACCTTAAAAGAGTCCGTGTGAGGCTGGACTGTGATGAAGAGAAGCTGGAATTCATGAACTCTGATACTGACGCACATCTGTTCACGTTTAGACATCGCTTTGCTGAAAAAGTGTACCCGTACTTTGAGACTATATCTGCGCGTGGTGGCCTTGCTGTGTTGGCACAGAGAGTGAATGTCAGCGTGGGGTCGCATCACGTCCCTGTTGAAGACGCTGCCGCTAAAGAGACTCAGGAAAGTGAATCCTCCACTGACGGAGGAATTGTCACTTCAgttacaaacaacaacaagaagacGTTAGATAACCTACATGTGGCAGAAGATAAAATCCCATCAGTTTGTTCTAAGAGTGAGGAGACAAACACCAAACTTGAGAAACCCTCCACTCagcagaagctcaaaacaaaatccacaagaagagaaaagacatcAGGCAAAAAACAGCCAACCAGGAAGCCAAGGTTCAGTGTGACCTACCATGTTTCACTGAACCGAGCCTTAAACATTGTCAACAATGAATCTGGCAACCACCAAGAAATCCAGACTAATCATGTAGATCATTGA